In Dyella jiangningensis, the genomic stretch CTACATTCGCCGTGATGCCACGCGAGGCCATCTCGCGCGCGAGCGACCGCGTAGCGCCGTGCAGAGCCGACTTCGCCGCCGCATAGTTCGCCTGCCCGCGATTGCCCAGCTGGGCCGCCACCGAACTCACCGACACGATGCGGCCGAAACGCGCACGCGCCATCGGCAACAGCAGCGGCTGGGTGACGTGGAAGAAGCCGTGCAGCGACACGTCGATGACGCGGCGCCACGCTTCCTCCGAGAGACCCGCCATAGGCCCATCGGCGTGCACGCCCGCGTTGTTGACCACGGCATGGATCGTGCCCTCGCCCAGCAATGCATCGATCGCCTGGCGCGTGGCGTCGGCGTGGGTGACATCGAAGGCGACGGACTGCGCGCTGCCGCCCGCATCGCGAATGGCCGCAGCCACATCATCGGCACGCGCCAGCGACGCGTTCGCGTGGACGATCACGTGGTAGCCGCCCAGCGCCAGCGCGCGGCAGATGGCTCCGCCTAGATCGCCGCTGCCACCGGTGACCAGGGCGCGTCGGGAAGCGTGGACCTGCGACATGGAGAACCTCGCCATCAGGAAACGGGATGAATGACCGCCGCGCGACCGGATGCCAACAGTCGACCGCGCTGCTCCACGCGAAACGCATACTGCGCCCCGGCCTCGTCGGCGTACAGGCATTCGGCATGGACGTCCAGACGGCCGTCGGTGGCATCGACATATTCCACGGTGAGCGCCACGTCGCGCAGGCTCACCAGCCTGCCCGGTCGTGCCTCGACGATACCGTGCCCACGCGCCCTCAGCGCGCCGTGGACGGCCATTGCCTGGGCGCCATATTCGGCCAGGTGCACCGCGTGGAGCCCCTGCTCGCCACGCAGCGGATGATCGGCGTGCGCGTGGCTTTCGCTCGCCGCATGAATGGTCGCGTCGTCCCATGCGAGCACGGCATCGAGCAGGCACATCGCGCCCTGGTGCGGGATGAGATGCGCCCAGTCAGTCTTGGCGAGCATGCGGGGCCATCAGGATCGAAAGACAGAAATGGAAGGCGACGCCAAGGCTCACCGTAAGGCCGATCGCGCGCAAGACCGGGATGGAGCTCCAGGCCAGCATGCCGAACACCAGCAGGGCGGACAGCACGCATACCAGCGTGGCGTGCAGCGTGCGCCGCTGTTCGGCGGCATCACCGGTATCGCGCTCGAAGAACAAGGCGTAGTGCAAACCCAGGCCGGCCGCGAGTATCAAGGCCACCAGATGGAACAGCGAAATCTCCACGCCCGCCACTCGCTCCACCGCCAGCACCAGGAAGGTCGCCAGCGTCATCGGCGCCAGCACGTGCCAAGCGCGGCGAAGACTTCGCAACGCCACGGTGATCGCGATCACGAGCAGCACGGTCGCCGCGAGCAATGCATGCAGGATGCGCGTGCGATAGGACACCACCATCGACTCCGCGGTTTCCTTGAGATCGAGCAGGCGGACAGCGCCATGGCTGCCCTGCGGCAGCGCCTGCAGTGCCGTCACGTCATGCACGCCGCTGAGCGTGCCCAGCCCCACCCAATGATCGCCACGCGACATCAGCATCGCCGCAACGCGCTGGCCCAGCGGGGACGCGGCGAAGCGCTCCTCCGTCAGCAGTGGCAGGCCGCGTGCCTTCTGCACGTCATCGATGAATGGCACGAACAAGCCCGGCTGGAACGGCATGCCCTGTTCGGCTTCCGCCAGCGCGCGCTCGAGCGTCGCGCGATCCGGCAAGCGCTGCTGGCGCGTGCGCTGCACGGCTTCGCTGGGCAGGTAGCGCGAGGGCAACTCGATGGCATCGACCGCGTGCTTGGCGACCAATGCCTCCGCCATGGGTTGCAATCGTTCGGACAAGGCGAGCACGCCTTGTTCATCCTGCGCCTCGAGCACCAGCAGATAGCGGACGTCGGGCGCGCCCAACGCTTCGCGCAGACGCGCGTCTTCGCGCAGCAGATCCTGTGGCAGCGGCGTCAGTGCAGACAGGTCGTTTTGCCAGAACGCGCCTCGCGCGAACAGCAGCATCAGCACCGTGGCGAGCGCCACCAGCAGGGGAACCCAGCGCGGGCGCGGCAACGCATCCACCCAACGCCGCGCGCGCACCAGCCAGCCCATGCCTGCCACGTCGTGCACGCGCACCGGCAGCAGGTGTGGCAGCAGATAGCGCGTGCTGAACCCGGCCACCAGCAGGCCGGTGATGGTGAACACCGCCAGCTGCTTGAGGCCGTTGACGCCGGATGCGTAGAAAGCGAGATAGGCAATGCAGGCCGATGCGATCGCAGTGAGCAGCAGCGGCCACAGGTCGCGCACGCTTTGCAGCGCGTTTTCACCGGCGCGCCGGTGGCTGAGCACGCGGATCGGGTACTCCTGCGCCACACCAAGCAGGGTGAAGCCAAACGCGAGCGTGATGCCGTGCACCTGCGGAAACAGCACGATCAACGCTGCGATGCCCGCGAGCGCCGCACTGGCGATCGGCAAGGCCGACAACAGCAGCGAGCCGATGCTGCGGTAGGCAAGCAGCAGCAACACGATGAAACCCATCGTGGATATGCGGCCGATCCATTCCGCCTGACCGCGTGTCTGCGCATTGGCCACCACGCTGAAATAGCCCGGTCCGCTGACCTTGAGCGTCGCGCCTGCGTGTCCCGGCGACGCATCGAAGGCCTTGTGGATGCCGTCGATCGCGATCGCCTGCGCATCCGGATCGAAACCGGCGGCGCGCGTCTGCACCAGCAACAAGGCTTCGTTTTGCGACGAGAACCAGACGCCTTCGCGTACGTCGGGCGACTTCGGCGGCG encodes the following:
- a CDS encoding phosphotransferase → MLAKTDWAHLIPHQGAMCLLDAVLAWDDATIHAASESHAHADHPLRGEQGLHAVHLAEYGAQAMAVHGALRARGHGIVEARPGRLVSLRDVALTVEYVDATDGRLDVHAECLYADEAGAQYAFRVEQRGRLLASGRAAVIHPVS
- a CDS encoding MMPL family transporter, translating into MRPGGRWVLLATWLVVLAALGVCVAQGLRVSTDLRSFMPAPTTPDQRLLMEQVGEGPGSRLLLLAIAGKPDEQLAALSQQLAASLRKDERYSQVLNGSFDIAALDEQLLPYRYLLSPTLDTHAMDAPFLRDELEQRLEDLSSPAAALLKGLLPRDPTLEVLKLAERWTPPKSPDVREGVWFSSQNEALLLVQTRAAGFDPDAQAIAIDGIHKAFDASPGHAGATLKVSGPGYFSVVANAQTRGQAEWIGRISTMGFIVLLLLAYRSIGSLLLSALPIASAALAGIAALIVLFPQVHGITLAFGFTLLGVAQEYPIRVLSHRRAGENALQSVRDLWPLLLTAIASACIAYLAFYASGVNGLKQLAVFTITGLLVAGFSTRYLLPHLLPVRVHDVAGMGWLVRARRWVDALPRPRWVPLLVALATVLMLLFARGAFWQNDLSALTPLPQDLLREDARLREALGAPDVRYLLVLEAQDEQGVLALSERLQPMAEALVAKHAVDAIELPSRYLPSEAVQRTRQQRLPDRATLERALAEAEQGMPFQPGLFVPFIDDVQKARGLPLLTEERFAASPLGQRVAAMLMSRGDHWVGLGTLSGVHDVTALQALPQGSHGAVRLLDLKETAESMVVSYRTRILHALLAATVLLVIAITVALRSLRRAWHVLAPMTLATFLVLAVERVAGVEISLFHLVALILAAGLGLHYALFFERDTGDAAEQRRTLHATLVCVLSALLVFGMLAWSSIPVLRAIGLTVSLGVAFHFCLSILMAPHARQD
- the fabG gene encoding 3-oxoacyl-ACP reductase FabG — translated: MSQVHASRRALVTGGSGDLGGAICRALALGGYHVIVHANASLARADDVAAAIRDAGGSAQSVAFDVTHADATRQAIDALLGEGTIHAVVNNAGVHADGPMAGLSEEAWRRVIDVSLHGFFHVTQPLLLPMARARFGRIVSVSSVAAQLGNRGQANYAAAKSALHGATRSLAREMASRGITANVVAPGVIEGRMIGDEFPPERIREIVPAQRAGKPDEVAALVAFLCSDAAGYINGQVIGVNGGMA